The following coding sequences are from one Diospyros lotus cultivar Yz01 chromosome 7, ASM1463336v1, whole genome shotgun sequence window:
- the LOC127806127 gene encoding uncharacterized protein LOC127806127 isoform X2 has translation MRSIVRSVQQFRSAFWNRGENILSGLARSRNYSLSSSVGSVYKLTYNVEIGRYEHPSYMISRALSVDASELTNGEARRAGPLVEYERRIAAGELVDGDNSQVGTLRELQRLYDELVESAEACRLDRYAASQKASRRRWLWSRLIPQPLYSPVKGLYLYGGVGTGKTMLMDLFFNELPSSWRKKRIHFHDFMLDVHSRLRKHQGVEDPLEVVAAEIADESILLCLDEFMVTDVADALILNRLFGHLFSNSIILVATSNRAPDNLYEGGLQRDLFLPFISTLKERCVVHEIGSSIDYRKMTSAEQGYYFVGKELSGLLKEKFQELLREHTAHPQQVEVVMGRTLQVPLGANGCAYFPFEELCDRPLGAADYFGLFKSFHTLALEGVPIFGVHNRTAAYRFVTLVDVMYENKARLLCTAEGTPVELLERIVTIADAEKIAPRTSSRSRRTDDLDLCVDNELGFAKERTISRLTEMNSKEYLEQHHVMLVEKQQVLEDANAGALRA, from the exons ATGAGATCAATTGTTCGCTCTGTTCAACAATTTCGATCGGCTTTTTGGAACAGAGGAGAAAATATCTTAAGTGGATTAGCAAGAAGCCGAAATTATTCGTTATCTTCTAGTGTTGGGTCTGTTTACAAACTCACGTACAATGTTGAAATTGGTAGATATGAACATCCCTCTTATATGATCTCAAGAGCCCTGTCTGTTGATGCTTCTGAATTAACCAATGGAG AAGCAAGGAGAGCAGGGCCTCTGGTTGAGTATGAGCGTAGAATTGCTGCAGGGGAACTCGTGGATGGGGATAATTCTCAG GTAGGCACCTTAAGGGAGCTTCAGAGGCTTTATGATGAACTTGTTGAGTCAGCTGAAGCATGCCGGTTAGATCGATATGCTGCTTCTCAGAAAGCTAGCAG GAGGAGGTGGTTGTGGTCCCGTTTGATTCCTCAGCCTTTGTACTCACCTGTGAAGGGACTCTATCTCTATGGAGGAGTAGGAACAGGAAAAACTATGCTGATGGACTTGTTTTTCAATGAGTT GCCCAGCAGCTGGAGGAAAAAGAGGATTCATTTTCATGACTTCATGCTGGATGTCCATAGTCGATTGCGG AAGCACCAGGGTGTGGAGGATCCCCTTGAAGTTGTTGCAGCAGAGATAGCCGATGAATCAATTTTATTATGCCTTGATGAATTTATG GTGACTGATGTTGCTGATGCATTGATACTAAACCGTTTGTTTGGACATTTATTCAGTAACAGCATA ATTCTTGTTGCCACTTCAAATCGTGCTCCAGACAACCTTTATGAAGGTGGATTGCAGAGAGATCTTTTTCTGCCATTCATTTCCACTTTGAAG GAAAGATGTGTAGTTCATGAGATCGGATCATCAATAGACTACCGTAAAATGACATCG GCTGAACAAGGTTACTACTTTGTCGGAAAAGAGTTATCTGGCCTTCTCAAGGAAAAGTTTCAAGAGCTACTAAGGGAACACACAGCCCACCCACAGCAGGTGGAAGTTGTTATGGGGAGGACACTGCAG GTTCCATTGGGTGCTAATGGATGTGCATATTTTCCTTTCGAAGAGCTCTGTGACAGACCCCTTGGTGCTGCTGACTATTTTGGATTGTTCA AGAGCTTTCATACACTGGCTCTTGAGGGAGTGCCAATTTTCGGAGTCCACAACAGGACAGCAGCATACCGGTTTGTTACTCTAGTTGAT GTGATGTATGAAAACAAAGCCAGACTGTTATGTACAGCTGAGGGGACTCCTGTCGAACTTTTGGAAAGGATCGTCACAATCGCCGATGCCGAAAAGATTGCACCGAGGACCTCTTCAAGATCAAGGAGAACCGATGATTTGGATCTTTGCGTGGACAACGAGTTAGGGTTTGCAAAGGAACGCACTATTAGCAG GTTAACAGAGATGAATAGCAAAGAGTATTTGGAGCAACACCACGTGATGCTAGTCGAGAAACAGCAGGTGCTGGAAGATGCTAATGCGGGGGCTTTACGCGCTTGA
- the LOC127806127 gene encoding uncharacterized protein LOC127806127 isoform X1, whose protein sequence is MRSIVRSVQQFRSAFWNRGENILSGLARSRNYSLSSSVGSVYKLTYNVEIGRYEHPSYMISRALSVDASELTNGAEARRAGPLVEYERRIAAGELVDGDNSQVGTLRELQRLYDELVESAEACRLDRYAASQKASRRRWLWSRLIPQPLYSPVKGLYLYGGVGTGKTMLMDLFFNELPSSWRKKRIHFHDFMLDVHSRLRKHQGVEDPLEVVAAEIADESILLCLDEFMVTDVADALILNRLFGHLFSNSIILVATSNRAPDNLYEGGLQRDLFLPFISTLKERCVVHEIGSSIDYRKMTSAEQGYYFVGKELSGLLKEKFQELLREHTAHPQQVEVVMGRTLQVPLGANGCAYFPFEELCDRPLGAADYFGLFKSFHTLALEGVPIFGVHNRTAAYRFVTLVDVMYENKARLLCTAEGTPVELLERIVTIADAEKIAPRTSSRSRRTDDLDLCVDNELGFAKERTISRLTEMNSKEYLEQHHVMLVEKQQVLEDANAGALRA, encoded by the exons ATGAGATCAATTGTTCGCTCTGTTCAACAATTTCGATCGGCTTTTTGGAACAGAGGAGAAAATATCTTAAGTGGATTAGCAAGAAGCCGAAATTATTCGTTATCTTCTAGTGTTGGGTCTGTTTACAAACTCACGTACAATGTTGAAATTGGTAGATATGAACATCCCTCTTATATGATCTCAAGAGCCCTGTCTGTTGATGCTTCTGAATTAACCAATGGAG CAGAAGCAAGGAGAGCAGGGCCTCTGGTTGAGTATGAGCGTAGAATTGCTGCAGGGGAACTCGTGGATGGGGATAATTCTCAG GTAGGCACCTTAAGGGAGCTTCAGAGGCTTTATGATGAACTTGTTGAGTCAGCTGAAGCATGCCGGTTAGATCGATATGCTGCTTCTCAGAAAGCTAGCAG GAGGAGGTGGTTGTGGTCCCGTTTGATTCCTCAGCCTTTGTACTCACCTGTGAAGGGACTCTATCTCTATGGAGGAGTAGGAACAGGAAAAACTATGCTGATGGACTTGTTTTTCAATGAGTT GCCCAGCAGCTGGAGGAAAAAGAGGATTCATTTTCATGACTTCATGCTGGATGTCCATAGTCGATTGCGG AAGCACCAGGGTGTGGAGGATCCCCTTGAAGTTGTTGCAGCAGAGATAGCCGATGAATCAATTTTATTATGCCTTGATGAATTTATG GTGACTGATGTTGCTGATGCATTGATACTAAACCGTTTGTTTGGACATTTATTCAGTAACAGCATA ATTCTTGTTGCCACTTCAAATCGTGCTCCAGACAACCTTTATGAAGGTGGATTGCAGAGAGATCTTTTTCTGCCATTCATTTCCACTTTGAAG GAAAGATGTGTAGTTCATGAGATCGGATCATCAATAGACTACCGTAAAATGACATCG GCTGAACAAGGTTACTACTTTGTCGGAAAAGAGTTATCTGGCCTTCTCAAGGAAAAGTTTCAAGAGCTACTAAGGGAACACACAGCCCACCCACAGCAGGTGGAAGTTGTTATGGGGAGGACACTGCAG GTTCCATTGGGTGCTAATGGATGTGCATATTTTCCTTTCGAAGAGCTCTGTGACAGACCCCTTGGTGCTGCTGACTATTTTGGATTGTTCA AGAGCTTTCATACACTGGCTCTTGAGGGAGTGCCAATTTTCGGAGTCCACAACAGGACAGCAGCATACCGGTTTGTTACTCTAGTTGAT GTGATGTATGAAAACAAAGCCAGACTGTTATGTACAGCTGAGGGGACTCCTGTCGAACTTTTGGAAAGGATCGTCACAATCGCCGATGCCGAAAAGATTGCACCGAGGACCTCTTCAAGATCAAGGAGAACCGATGATTTGGATCTTTGCGTGGACAACGAGTTAGGGTTTGCAAAGGAACGCACTATTAGCAG GTTAACAGAGATGAATAGCAAAGAGTATTTGGAGCAACACCACGTGATGCTAGTCGAGAAACAGCAGGTGCTGGAAGATGCTAATGCGGGGGCTTTACGCGCTTGA